The Metabacillus schmidteae nucleotide sequence ATTATTGATAATCATAAACTCATCTGTCTGATAATAATCGCTGAGTCTTACTATTTCTTCATGAACTTTTCCAGGAGTACCAATGATCACCCTCCTTCTATTTTCCTCAATTCTTTCTTTGTCTTTTTTAGTCAGTTTACGATTCCTTGCCTCATGAACAGGAAGAATATGTGTATCAAACCCTTTTTCAACGGCTAATAACCATAGATCTTGACTTATCGCGATCTCCTCTGCCTTCTCCTGTGTAGGTGCACATATAACAAAGATACACTAATTGCTCTTTGGCGTTTTCACCGTGTTAGATGGCTGAAAGTTTTCCCGATATGTTTGCAATGCTCTTAACCCGTTGTGGGGGTTAATAAAATGACCATATGTAAATGCTGTGCCCTTTTCTGCTGCTACTCTAGCTCCGCGGTGTGTGACTCCCAACACCCATAGTTCTGGCAGTGTTTTACTTTCAGGATACGCTCTTACGTTATGATAAGGATGAGATTCTGGAATTGTGTCTTCCATGTAACCTTGCAGATCAGTTAGCTGTCTGGGAAATTCATTCAAACTTTTTCGAATACTATCCGTTAACGCCAAACGTGTTGCTGGTGAGCCTCCTGGAGATCGTCCGACTCCTAAGTCAATTCGATTCGGATAAAGTGTCTCGAGTAGCTTGAAATTCTCAGCAACTTTAAAAGGGCTATATTGTGGAAGGAGCACACCTCCTGATCCAATACGAATTGAGTTTGTTTGAGAAGCAATATGTGAAATTAAGATTTCAGGTGACGTACCAGCTATTCCGCTCGTATTATGATGTTCCGCTACCCAAAACCTTGTATATCCCAGCTCTTCAGATAGCATAGCTAATTCGAGTGTTTGTTGAAAGGCTGTTACAGCTGTTTCACCTTTTCTTATGACGGATTGATCTAGAACACTTAGTTTTATGATGGTCATCCCTTTCTTCACATTTATTCTTTGCTTAGTCTAATATAAGACATTCAGATTCTCAAATTTTCTAGTCTATATATTTTACTCTTCCCATTTTTATCATTCTGTCTGTTATTCTTCCAACTGATAATGATAATTTTATTTTTTTAAAATATGTAATAATTTAGATTATAATGGTTCTCCTTCAATTATATTTAAATATGAATTGCTCATTTTCTTCCATTTTGATATATTAACAGAATAAAAAATTTCGAAAAAATAGCGAGTGTGAAGTAAATATGAAGAAAATCTATGTCCTCTTATTCCTTGTGTTAGCAAACTTGTTTTGGGCCGGTAACTACGTTTTTGGAGAGTATTTGGTTGCTGAAATGTCGCCTCTTCAAATGACCTTTTCAAGATGGCTAATCGCAGTTATCTTTTTAGTTCCGCTTGCCCATTGGATCGAACGGCCAAATTGGAGAAATGTTTGGAAAGAGTGGAAAACTCTTTTTATTTTAGCCCTGCTTGGAGTCATTAGTTATAATTTTCTGTTGTATGAAGCATTGCAATATACGACTTCCCTTAATGCTGCTTTAGTGAACTCGATTAATCCTGCTGTAATTGTATTATTTTCTGTTTTATTTTTAAAAGAAAAAATATCTTCAAAAAATGGAATTGGTTTAGTTGTCTCTCTTCTAGGTGTCCTTCTAGTTTTAACGAAGGGTCAATTACATCTGATTATTCATAACGCCTATAATCAGGGGGATCTGCTCATGTTAATCGCAATCCTAGTTTGGACAATCTATTCAATTATTGGCAGGAAAACAAAAGAGATTCCACCTATTTCAGCTACTTCAATATCTGTCATTTTTGCGTTAATCATCATGCTTCCAATGGTTGTGGTGTCAGGGTCTAACTTTAATTTTCATTTAAGTCAACATGCTGTCATGGGTATTGTATATATGGGGATTTTCCCTTCAGTAGGATCTTTTATATTTTGGAATATCTCACTTCGTCAAATAGATGCAAGTAAAGCTGGAGTTTATTTGAATTTAATTACTGTATTTACAGCAATTTTCAGTCTATTACTTGGAAATTCCATATCCTTTGTCCAAGTTATAGGAGGTATATTAGTCTTTATTGGAGTTTATTTAACAAGTGTAAAAGGTAATAAAGAAAAAGTGCAAAAACTTTCGGTAATAAAGACCTAGGTATCTCAGTCAATTACAGAAAACAGTAAAGGTGCTAAGCTTTATACTGCTTAGCACCTTTATCGTTTTTATTTATAAAACACCTTGTCCACATTGTATTTTGCTTGAAGCGTATTGATCAAATACGTTTCGTAAATTTCTCTTTCCATTGGATCTTCTACGATAGAAACATCTATACGAAATATTTCATCTCGATGATTTTTTAATGGTGAAACGGTATCTTCAAGATGTTTTTTAACACGTTGTCTTAGTTTTCTTGCTTTGCCGACAAACAGCAGCTCATCTTGTCTGTTGTAAAATAAAATTACTCCGCCTTTATCTCTAGGGATTTCATGAAGATCGATAAATCCTCCAATAGATTTTATGACAGGTGTGTTATCTTGTGCAGGTTGCTTTCTTTTGATGATCGAAACATCACTCTTTGGTATTTCAATATTTATCAAATTGACACTTCCTTTATTAGTAGTTCTAAACTCATTTAACTATAGCTTTCCTGCGTCTATTACACAATCTTTTTTTAATTGATCTTCTCTTCTGAATTATGCAATAATAGGAATGAAAAAGGGTTTACATATTAGGAGGAGAAGCAATGGTTGAGCATATCGTTATTTTTAAATTCAATGGTACAACTACTGTTGAACAACAAACAGAAGCAATTCAAAAGCTGAAAAATTTAAAAAATGAAATCTCCGGTATTGTTGATATTCAAGCTGGTTTGAATTTTTCGGAGCGAAGCCAGGGCTTTCAATTAGGTCTAACTGTACGCTTTGAAGATAAACAAGCCCTTGAAGCGTATGGTCCTCATGAAAAACACCAAGCGGCTGTTTCTTACTTAGAAGAAATTGGTCTCACAGACAAAATCGTCGTTGATTTTGAAATATAAGTATAAGGATGATCAAAGTGTAATGACTTGATCATCCTTTTTTATTATTATTACCAAGATGTTAACATAGTAAAAGCTTGTTTTCCGATTAAAAAGGCTCCGATTGCATATGCTTCTCCACGTTCTTGAAGTTTTGTTAATGCTGGTTGCTCATCATTTATTGTAAAGCTATTCGGTTGATATTCAGGGTTTTCCTGAAGAGCAGTATTTAAGTAAGTTGCCGTTTCGTTTAAAGCTTGTTTTCCCCTATGCATAACCTCATATAATGAAACAAATCCGTGCATGACTCCATTGTATCGAGACGCGGTGACCGGAGTATCAAATTGGGCTAAACGTTTTGCATATTCTTCTCCCTCATCACGGAGCGGGTCAAATTCAGCTGTAATGATTAACGCAGGAGGAAGGTTTTCAAGATTTGCGTCTAGTGGTGATGTGTATGGGTTTGACCACATTTTTTCATCAGGAGTGTAATACTCTCTTGCTTTTTCCATGACACCTCTTGAGATGAAATAATAGCCGTTATCATAACTGTCACGTGAAGCAAAAGGAACATCTTGGAACGTTGTGAGAGGATATAATAATGCTTGAGCAGCTATGTTAGGTCCGTTGCGGTCACGGGCCATCAATGTTACGACTGTTGCGAGATTTCCCCCGGCACTATCGCCGACAACAGCAAGTTTAGAAGGATCTCCATGGAATAAATCAGCATGTTTCTCTGCCCATACAAGTGCCTGAAAGCTATCCTCTGTCGCAGTTGGAAAAGGATATGTAGGTGCCAAGCGGTACTCAACAGAAATGACGACACTGTTAGTTTTAGAGGCTAAAGCGCGAACAATATTATCATGAGTTTGAATGTTACCATAACCTTCTAAGAAAGCTCCACCGTGGTAATAGAGAATAATAGGATGCTGTCCTTCTGCCTTAGGTTGATAGATTCTTACTGGTATCTCTTCCCCATCAGACATAGGAATCATCATATCTTTACGAAAAAAACGTGATTCTCCAGAACCTGTAAAGATTTTTGGAACTTTCATCCCGGAAGTTACAATACGCTGATCAACTGCATGTAATAGAACACCTGTTTTGACTGGTACTTTCCCTGCTTCTGTGTGACTCCAATACTCCACTGTTATCATAATTCCAAGAACACAAAGTAAAATCATCATCATACATGAGAGGACGAATTTCTTTAGTTGCTTTAACATAATAATGCGGTCATTCGCTTCCCTCCCTATTTAAAAGTCTATTATTATAGTATAATAGAAGAGTGACTGGTAGTAGTAAACCAATTTCAGGTAACATAGGAAAAAGCCCTCAATATGAGGATTGAAGGCTTACAGCATTAATATTTCTCTAATATCATCTTCTGTTAGACTTTGAGATATATCACCGTTGGAATCAATGAGTTCCTCTACAAGATTCCTTTTTTTATCTTGAAGTTCATTCATTTTTTCTTCTATCGTTCCTTTGGCAACAAGCTTTAACACGGTAACAGCGTTTTTCTGGCCAATACGGTGGGCACGGTCGGCTGCCTGCTCTTCTACAGCAGGATTCCACCATGTATCATATAGTATGACTGTATCCGCACTCATCAAATTTAAGCCAGTCCCTCCAGCTTTTAATGAGATGAGAAAGTAATCTCTCTCCCCTTGATTGTATCGCTGACAAATTTCAACCCGCTCTTCAGATGGAGTTTGTCCATCAAGATAAAAGTATGAAAGTCCTCTTAATGTGAGTTCTTTTCCAATGAGCTCCAACATTTTCGTGAACTGTGAAAAAATTAACAACCTTTTCCCGGCATGTTTTGCTTCTTCAATAATGTGAAAAAGCTGTTCAAATTTTGCTGAACTTCCTGTATATCCGTCTACAAACAGTTTTGGATGACAACAAATTTGGCGTAATCTCGTTAATCCTGCTAAAATTCGAATTCTATTTTTTCGAATGGTATCTTTATCTAAATGTTTTAATGTGTCATGTCTTAGTTTTGCTAAATACGCTGCATAAAGTTTCTTTTGCTCTGGAAGAAGTTCAACAGAATCAATCTCTTCGTATTTTTTAGGAAATTCATGTAGTACGTCCTCTTTTATTCGTCTTAATAAAAACGGACGAATTCTGCGTGATATCGTCTTATTTGTCAACTGGCTATAATCCTTTAATCCTAAGAACAGCTGTGGAAACACAACATGAAAAATCGACCAAAGCTCTTCTACTGAATTTTCTACAGGAGTACCTGTAAGAGCAAATCGATTGTTTGCCTTAATTTTCTTAACAGCTCTAGCAGTTTGTGTTATAGGATTTTTAAAGGCTTGTGCTTCATCATAAAATACGGAATGAAATTCTTGTTTTTCATACCACATAATGTCTTTACGTAATAATGGATAAGACGTAATGACGACATCTAAGTTTGTTAAATCCTTTTGCAGGGCTTCACGATCTGTTCTGCTCCCATCTAATACGACAGCTTGTACTTCCGGAGCAAACGTGAGCAGTTCACTTAACCAATTATAGGTGAGTGATGAAGGACAAATAATAAGAGCAGAAGTTTTCGTGTCACGAATCGTTGAAAGCTCTGACACAATAAATGCGATGCTTTGGATCGTTTTCCCAAGACCCATATCATCTGCCAGTATTCCTCCGAACCCATAGTGAGCAAGTGTTTTCATCCACTTGTATCCTGTTTTTTGATAATCCTTTAAAATCGATTCCAGGCTGTCAGGTATTGGAAAGTCAAGACTGCCGGGATCTCGAATTGTTTGAAGAAAATCACGAAAAGAAGCTTCTACTTGAAATGATTCATTGCTATCGACATAATCAAGCAGTTGAATACACTGCTCAAACGGTAAATCCAGACCATTAGATAAGCTTTTATTCTCAAGAAAAGGAGTTTGAAGAAAACGTTGAATTTCCTGAAACTCTTTCGATTCAAGTGAAAGCAATGAGCCATTTTTTAATCGATAATATTTTCTTTTTTCCTCGAGTGCTGCCAATACTTCCCGGATTTGCTTTTCTGCAAATCCTTCCATTTCAAACTTGAACTCTAACCAATTTGTCCGTTCCTTTTTCATTCTAATTCGTATCTGTGGTTTCATCTTATCCTTAAAGAGGCGGGAGCGAACAGCAGTTGTTGCATATACTTGGGTCAGCTTATGAAGTTTTGGAACAAGATAATACAAAAATTCATATTCGAGTTCTTCATTTTGAAGATAATAGCCTTCTTCTGTTTTCGAAAACATTGCCTCTTCCATTAGCTTTAAAATTTCATTTTCTTTTTCAACATCCCTTATGAGCAATGTGTTCGTTGGCGGCTCACGTGTTTCAAGCGGATTAAGAATGATCGTATCATATTGAAATTCAATACTTGCAAGTAAACGATTTTTAATTCGATCTAAATACAGTTTTGCTACTAATGGCGTTTTCATCATTAAATTTGTTATGTCAGTTGATAAGGATACTTTGCCAAGTCTACGAAGACCTGGAACCACTTTTTCAATAAAAATGCCTATTTGATTTTGAGGAATCATCAGTCGATTAGTGCCAGAGGATTTGAGCATCTGCTGTATTTCAAATAATCGATTTGAATCTTCACTCTCCAAAAATGTAACTGTATTTACATATAAAACACATTGATATGGCTGAAAAACTACCAGTTTGTCTAGCCCATCAATAGATAGTTCATAGCCATTATGGTGTGCTCTACTCAAATGAAAATCTATTGGAAGCAAATCGTTTGATTGCTTCATCCTATAATATCGTTTTTCCTTATCTTCTATCTTCACGATCGGTGCTTGCAAGAGCAGCGGAAAAAGCTTTCCAAATGAGGTCGGTGGAATCAATAACAACTGAGCATGAGATGATCTATGGTCATTGTATATTTTCTCGTCATGAACAATTCCAATAAGCTGTTGTAAAATCATATCATCTTCTTTGAGGAAGCAATGCTTGTCATGATTAAACGTAAATGATGCAAGTTTGATACTATTCCCATGCTTTAATTTTTCTAAAAACAAATGGATGTTTTCAACTTTTTGTTGTTGAATGCTTATCTCTATACCAAGTAAGTGATGTCCGTCTTCCGCTTTGAAAGGTTTACAAATAAATTCCGCTTCCAGTACATCCCGATTTTCAAAGTGTCTTTGATGTTGACTTGACCGTATTGAAGACCCATTAAATAAACCAAATAATCCTTCTGTTAATTGATCGGGTGATGAGTTATTTTCTACCGGCCCTGTCACTTTTCTTTGCTGTTCATAAATTGATAACAATACAGCAGCAACATGCTGACAATCTTTATCAAAGGAAGCTAGCTTGGGACATGTGCATGCCGCTCTGAATTCTCCTTTTTCATCATGTTTTATAGTTACGTGAAAATTTTCTGTACCAGAGACTGTTGCGTTATATTGATTGTCTTGATAAGAATCAAAGACTACTTTATTCGCGTGATAAAAAGCACTTCCTCTTTTAAAGGATGTTATGCCACACACTTCTTTTATGATTTGATGATTTAGTCTTATTGTCAATGTCTGGCCTCCCTTTGAAGTGAACTTTTAATAGTGAGATGAATGTCAAAATACAGTTTACCATGAATTTAATCAGTATTGGTAATGAGAAATAACTCGGACATTTCCTGGGCAAGCGCAAAAACTGTCA carries:
- a CDS encoding Dabb family protein — encoded protein: MVEHIVIFKFNGTTTVEQQTEAIQKLKNLKNEISGIVDIQAGLNFSERSQGFQLGLTVRFEDKQALEAYGPHEKHQAAVSYLEEIGLTDKIVVDFEI
- a CDS encoding alpha/beta hydrolase yields the protein MLKQLKKFVLSCMMMILLCVLGIMITVEYWSHTEAGKVPVKTGVLLHAVDQRIVTSGMKVPKIFTGSGESRFFRKDMMIPMSDGEEIPVRIYQPKAEGQHPIILYYHGGAFLEGYGNIQTHDNIVRALASKTNSVVISVEYRLAPTYPFPTATEDSFQALVWAEKHADLFHGDPSKLAVVGDSAGGNLATVVTLMARDRNGPNIAAQALLYPLTTFQDVPFASRDSYDNGYYFISRGVMEKAREYYTPDEKMWSNPYTSPLDANLENLPPALIITAEFDPLRDEGEEYAKRLAQFDTPVTASRYNGVMHGFVSLYEVMHRGKQALNETATYLNTALQENPEYQPNSFTINDEQPALTKLQERGEAYAIGAFLIGKQAFTMLTSW
- a CDS encoding DEAD/DEAH box helicase, giving the protein MTIRLNHQIIKEVCGITSFKRGSAFYHANKVVFDSYQDNQYNATVSGTENFHVTIKHDEKGEFRAACTCPKLASFDKDCQHVAAVLLSIYEQQRKVTGPVENNSSPDQLTEGLFGLFNGSSIRSSQHQRHFENRDVLEAEFICKPFKAEDGHHLLGIEISIQQQKVENIHLFLEKLKHGNSIKLASFTFNHDKHCFLKEDDMILQQLIGIVHDEKIYNDHRSSHAQLLLIPPTSFGKLFPLLLQAPIVKIEDKEKRYYRMKQSNDLLPIDFHLSRAHHNGYELSIDGLDKLVVFQPYQCVLYVNTVTFLESEDSNRLFEIQQMLKSSGTNRLMIPQNQIGIFIEKVVPGLRRLGKVSLSTDITNLMMKTPLVAKLYLDRIKNRLLASIEFQYDTIILNPLETREPPTNTLLIRDVEKENEILKLMEEAMFSKTEEGYYLQNEELEYEFLYYLVPKLHKLTQVYATTAVRSRLFKDKMKPQIRIRMKKERTNWLEFKFEMEGFAEKQIREVLAALEEKRKYYRLKNGSLLSLESKEFQEIQRFLQTPFLENKSLSNGLDLPFEQCIQLLDYVDSNESFQVEASFRDFLQTIRDPGSLDFPIPDSLESILKDYQKTGYKWMKTLAHYGFGGILADDMGLGKTIQSIAFIVSELSTIRDTKTSALIICPSSLTYNWLSELLTFAPEVQAVVLDGSRTDREALQKDLTNLDVVITSYPLLRKDIMWYEKQEFHSVFYDEAQAFKNPITQTARAVKKIKANNRFALTGTPVENSVEELWSIFHVVFPQLFLGLKDYSQLTNKTISRRIRPFLLRRIKEDVLHEFPKKYEEIDSVELLPEQKKLYAAYLAKLRHDTLKHLDKDTIRKNRIRILAGLTRLRQICCHPKLFVDGYTGSSAKFEQLFHIIEEAKHAGKRLLIFSQFTKMLELIGKELTLRGLSYFYLDGQTPSEERVEICQRYNQGERDYFLISLKAGGTGLNLMSADTVILYDTWWNPAVEEQAADRAHRIGQKNAVTVLKLVAKGTIEEKMNELQDKKRNLVEELIDSNGDISQSLTEDDIREILML
- a CDS encoding nucleotide excision repair endonuclease, translated to MINIEIPKSDVSIIKRKQPAQDNTPVIKSIGGFIDLHEIPRDKGGVILFYNRQDELLFVGKARKLRQRVKKHLEDTVSPLKNHRDEIFRIDVSIVEDPMEREIYETYLINTLQAKYNVDKVFYK
- a CDS encoding DMT family transporter → MKKIYVLLFLVLANLFWAGNYVFGEYLVAEMSPLQMTFSRWLIAVIFLVPLAHWIERPNWRNVWKEWKTLFILALLGVISYNFLLYEALQYTTSLNAALVNSINPAVIVLFSVLFLKEKISSKNGIGLVVSLLGVLLVLTKGQLHLIIHNAYNQGDLLMLIAILVWTIYSIIGRKTKEIPPISATSISVIFALIIMLPMVVVSGSNFNFHLSQHAVMGIVYMGIFPSVGSFIFWNISLRQIDASKAGVYLNLITVFTAIFSLLLGNSISFVQVIGGILVFIGVYLTSVKGNKEKVQKLSVIKT